One genomic window of Arachis hypogaea cultivar Tifrunner chromosome 8, arahy.Tifrunner.gnm2.J5K5, whole genome shotgun sequence includes the following:
- the LOC112707367 gene encoding uncharacterized protein, with the protein MASVHSAIPTRSFLSPVSKSKSKSLAGTKLQSFPASRFSGNQIFSGNKRRILAAVNSSVEEVDVISVQSGDITDQQEGGAAAASRAEVEGGGSDGELATQVSGFGTGEGLLSLEGFSSASTSSIGNETEESMEKLMDRTINATIVLAAGTFAITKLLTIDHDYWHGWTLFEILRYAPQHNWSAYEEVLKTNPVFAKMVISGVVYSIGDWIAQCFEGKPIFEFDRARMFRSGLVGFTLHGSLSHYYYQFCEELFPYKEWWVVPAKVAFDQTAWSAVWNSIYYTVVALLRLDSPISIFNELKATFFPMLTAGWKLWPFAHLITYGVIPVEQRLLWVDCVELIWVTILSTYSNEKSEARNSESEVPAEVKSIED; encoded by the exons ATGGCTTCGGTTCACAGCGCCATCCCAACCCGCAGTTTCCTCTCACCGGTTTCCAAATCGAAATCGAAATCATTGGCCGGCACCAAGCTGCAGAGCTTCCCGGCGTCGAGATTCTCCGGGAATCAAATTTTCTCGGGAAACAAAAGGAGGATTTTGGCGGCGGTGAATTCGTCGGTGGAGGAAGTAGACGTGATATCGGTGCAGAGCGGCGACATTACGGACCAGCAGGAGGGCGGAGCAGCTGCGGCGAGCAGGGCGGAGGTGGAAGGCGGAGGCAGCGACGGCGAGTTGGCGACTCAGGTGAGTGGATTCGGAACGGGCGAGGGTTTGTTATCGTTGGAAGGGTTTTCCTCTGCTTCGACTTCTTCAATTGGGAATGAGACTGAAGAGAGCATGGAGAAGCTTATGGATAGAACCATCAATGCAACTATTGTCCTAGCCGCCGGAACCTTCGCTATCACCAAGCTCCTCACCATTGATCATGATTACTGGCAT GGATGGACACTTTTTGAGATACTACGGTATGCACCTCAGCATAATTGGTCTGCTTATGAGGAAGTTCTTAAGACGAATCCAGTTTTTGCAAAGATGGTGATCAGTGGTGTTGTTTATTCCATTGGGGACTGGATTGCACAG TGCTTTGAAGGAAAACCTATTTTTGAGTTTGACCGAGCTAGGATGTTCAGATCAGGGCTTGTTGGGTTTACTCTGCATGGCTCTCTTTCTCATTACTATTATCAGTTTTGTGAG GAGCTATTTCCTTACAAAGAATGGTGGGTGGTTCCTGCCAAAGTTGCATTTGATCAAACAGCGTGGTCTGCAGTTTGGAACAGCATTTATTATACTGTAGTTGCATTATTGCGTCTTGACTCTCCTATCAGCATTTTTAACGAATTGAAGGCAACCTTTTTCCCCATGCTGACT gctgggtggaagctgtggccaTTTGCTCATCTCATCACTTATGGTGTAATTCCAGTTGAGCAAAGACTTCTTTGGGTGGATTGTGTAGAGCTCATTTGGGTGACCATACTTTCAAC TTATTCAAATGAAAAATCAGAAGCAAGGAACTCAGAGTCCGAGGTACCTGCAGAAGTGAAATCAATCGAG GACTAA
- the LOC112707368 gene encoding purple acid phosphatase-like, which yields MRNNTSLARKEERHIHMGGANITSSLLVFVFVVVNAAVFCNGGKTSSFTRKPEKTVEMPLDSDVFEAPAGYNAPQQVHITQGDDEGKAVIVSWVTVNEPGKSEVHYWREGSPRSKKKVAKGHRVTYRFFNYSSSFIHHCTLKDLEFDSKYYYEVGIGHTKRQFWFMTPPEIHPDVPYTFGLIGDLGQTYDSNKTLAHYESNPKKGQAVLFVGDLSYADDHPNHDNNRWDSWARFVERSVAYQPWIWTAGNHEIDFVPEIGESVPHKPFTRRYPVPYKASGSSAPFWYSIKRASAHIIVLSSYSACGKYTPQYIWLKAELAKVDRTKTPWLIVLLHTPWYNTYDYHYLEGETMRVVFEPWFVKYKVDVVFAGHVHAYERSERISNIVKGHWGPVKDQSAPVYITIGDGGNIEGLANKMIEPQPEYSAFREASFGHAIFDIKNRTHAHYSWHRNEDQYSVEADSMWFFNRYWHPIDDSTTSQNH from the exons ATGAGGAACAACACGAGCCTAGCTAGAAAAGAAGAAAGACACATACACATGGGTGGTGCAAACATTACTAGTTCTCTTCTTGtgtttgtttttgttgttgtgaATGCAGCAGTGTTTTGCAATGGAGGCAAGACAAGCAGTTTCACGAGAAAGCCAGAGAAAACAGTGGAGATGCCTCTTGATAGTGACGTGTTTGAAGCCCCTGCTGGCTACAATGCTCCTCAGCAG GTTCATATAACACAAGGTGACGATGAGGGGAAGGCAGTGATAGTGTCATGGGTGACAGTGAATGAACCTGGAAAGAGTGAAGTGCATTATTGGAGGGAGGGATCCCCACGCAGCAAGAAGAAGGTGGCGAAGGGACACCGTGTTACATATAGGTTCTTCAATTACTCTTCTAGCTTCATTCATCACTGCACCCTAAAAGACTTGGAATTTGACTCAAAATACTATTATGAGGTTGGAATTGGACACACAAAGAGGCAGTTTTGGTTCATGACCCCTCCTGAAATTCACCCAGATGTGCCCTACACATTTGGTCTAATAGGGGATTTGGGTCAAACATATGATTCAAACAAGACACTTGCTCACTATGAATCAAACCCGAAGAAAGGGCAAGCTGTTCTGTTTGTTGGAGATTTGTCTTATGCAGATGACCACCCGAATCATGATAACAATAGGTGGGACTCATGGGCCAGGTTTGTAGAAAGAAGTGTTGCTTATCAACCTTGGATTTGGACTGCAGGCAACCATGAAATTGACTTTGTCCCTGAAATT GGGGAAAGTGTACCTCACAAGCCTTTCACACGCCGTTACCCTGTCCCTTACAAAGCATCAGGAAGCTCTGCGCCCTTTTGGTATTCTATCAAGAGAGCTTCAGCACACATCATAGTCTTATCTTCATATTCAGCATGTG GTAAATACACCCCTCAATATATATGGCTTAAGGCAGAGCTAGCAAAAGTTGATAGGACCAAGACTCCATGGTTGATTGTTCTTCTGCACACTCCTTGGTATAACACCTACGACTATCATTA TCTGGAAGGAGAAACCATGAGGGTTGTGTTTGAGCCATGGTTTGTCAAGTACAAGGTTGATGTCGTCTTTGCTGGTCATGTCCATGCCTATGAACGATCT GAACGTATCTCAAATATTGTAAAAGGTCATTGGGGACCTGTGAAGGATCAGTCAGCTCCTGTGTACATAACCATTGGTGATGGGGGCAACATTGAAGGCTTAGCAAACAA GATGATAGAGCCACAGCCAGAGTACTCTGCATTCAGGGAAGCAAGTTTTGGACATGCCATTTTTGATATAAAGAACAGAACGCATGCTCACTATAGTTGGCACAGAAATGAAGATCAATATTCTGTGGAGGCTGATTCAATGTGGTTTTTCAATAGATATTGGCACCCAATTGATGATTCCACAACTAGTCAAAACCACTAG